In Gadus chalcogrammus isolate NIFS_2021 chromosome 11, NIFS_Gcha_1.0, whole genome shotgun sequence, a single window of DNA contains:
- the ubr5 gene encoding E3 ubiquitin-protein ligase UBR5 isoform X7: protein MTSIHFVVHPLPGTEDQLNDRLREVSEKLNKYNCNSHPHLSVLEQSTLKQCVVGPNHAGFLLEDGRVCRISFAVQPDRLELSKPEGSDGSKLNSGSGTGRSSRPGRTSDPPWFLSGSDTLGRLAGNTLGSRWSSGVNGGSGGGGSGGGGSGAGGAGGGGSSGGGGGGGGGSSGGGGGTSGRSSTAARDSRRQTRVIRTGRDRGSGLLGSQPQPVIPASVIPEELISQAQVVLQGKSRSVIIRELQRTNLDVNLAVNNLLSRDDEDGDDGDDTASESYLPGEDLMSLLDADIHSAHPSVIIDADAMFSEDISYFGYPSFRRSSLSRLGSSRVLLLPLERDSELLRERESVLRLRERRWLDGASFDTERGSTSREGEPSLDKKSIPVQSPVSLGEELQWWPDKDGVKFVSIGALFSELVAISSKGELYQWKWSEPEPYRNTQNPSVHHPRVSFLGLANEKITLLSANSIRATVATETNKVATWVDDTLSTVASKLEHSAQTFPELQGERIVSLHCCALYTCAQLENSLYWWGVVPFSQRKKMLEKARAKNKKPKSSAGISSIPNITVGTQVCLRNNPLYHAGAVAFSVNAGIPKVGVLLESVWNMNDSCRFQLRSPESLKNMEKTAKTQEIKAESKSELVKTEMGPPPSPASTCSDTSSIASSASLPYKRRRSTPAPKEEEKVNEEQWPLKEVVFVEDVKNVPVGKVLKVDGAYVAVKFPGTSSSVSSQATAVAADSDPSSLLQDCRLLRIDELQVVKTGGTPKVPDCFQRTPKKLCIPEKAEILAVNVDSKGVHAVLKTGSWVRYCIFDLATGKAEQENNFPTSNLAFLGQSERNVGIFTAGQESPIILRDGNGTIYPMAKDCMGGIRDPDWLDLPPIASLGMGVHSLANLPSNSTIKKKAAIIIMAVEKQTLMQHVLRCDYEACRQYLVNLEQAFLLDQSGQALGSLLGHRCDGNRNILHAAVSVCFPVSNKETKEEEEAERSERNTFAERLSAVEAIANAISVVSSNSSGNRTGSSSSRGLRLREMMRRSLRAAGLGRHESGPSSSDHQDPVSPPIAPPSWVPDPPPMDPDGDIDFILAPAVGSLTTAATGTSQGPSTSTVPGPSSEPSVVESKDRKANAHLILKLMCDSVVLRPHLRELLSAKDARGMTPFMLAVSGRAYPAAITVLEAAQKMAKVGDPGIVEKEDADSVFMEMICPSGTNPDDSPLYVLCCNDTCSFTWTGAEHINQDIFECRTCGLLESLCCCTECARVCHKGHDCKLKRTSPTAYCDCWEKCKCKTLIAGQKAARLDLLYRLLTTTDLVTTPNSRGEHILLFLVQTVARQSVEHCQYRPPRIREDRNRKAANAEDSDMPDHDLEPPRFAQLALERVLQDWNALKSMIMFGSQENKDPLSASSRIAHLLPEEQVYLNQQSGTIRLDCFTHCLIVKCAPDITFIDTLLGTLVKELQNKYTPGRRDEAIAVTRRFLRSVARVFVILSVEMASSKKKNNFIPQPIGKCRRVFQALLPYAVEELCNVAESLIVPVRMGIARPTAPFTLASTSIDAVQGSEELFSVEPLPPRPSPDQSSSSSQTASSYIIRNPQPRRSSQSQPVRGRDEEQDDIVSADVEEVEVVEGVAGEEDHHDDQEEQGEENAEAEGQHDEHDEDGSDMELDLLAAAETESDSESNHSNQDNASGRRSVVTAATAGSEAGASSVPAFFSEDDSQSNDSSDSDSSSSQSDDVEQETFLLDEPLERTTSASHANSAAQAPRSMQWAVRNAPSQRAAGNGLPNTSTPAASSTGLIYIDPSNLRRSSAISSSAAAAAALEASNSSSYLTSASSLARAYSIVIRQISDLMSLIPKYNHLVYSQYPAAVKLTYQDAVSLQNYVEDKLIPTWNWMVSIMDSTEAQLRYGSALSSAGDPGHPSHPLHASQHSARRERLTAREEASLRTLEGRRRAATLLTARQGMMSARGDFLNYALSLMRSHNDEHSDVLPVLDVCSLKHVAYVFQALIYWIKAMNQQTTLETPQMDRKRNREILELGLDNEDSEHENDDDTNQSSTLQDKDDDPVPAETGQNHPFFRRSDSMTFLGCIPPNPFEVPLAEAIPLADQPHLLQPNARKEDLFGRPSQGLYSSSYMATKGLAEASMDRNCLEVNMGSSVPSSSQILPTKMSYSANLKNVMSMETGQRGPEDHLAAAQELEAPKPGPSPHDLAAQLKSSLLAEIGLTESEGPPLPSFRYVPSVVVGGGLQVSSCKSLSVMTIHNVICM, encoded by the exons GCTCCGTGAAGTCTCAGAGAAACTCAACAAATACAACTGCAACAG TCATCCACACCTCAGTGTTCTGGAACAGTCCACTTTGAAACAATGTGTGGTTGGACCAAACCATGCTGGATTTCTGCTCGAG GACGGACGTGTGTGTCGAATCAGCTTTGCTGTCCAGCCCGATCGCTTGGAGCTCAGCAAACCGGAAGGGAGCGATGG TTCAAAGTTGAACAGTGGTTCAGGGACAGGAAGGAGCTCCAGGCCAGGCAGGACCAGTGATCCACCCTGGTTTCTGTCTGGTTCTGACACACTGGGCAGACTGGCAGGCAACACCCTTGG GAGTCGCTGGAGCTCTGGTGTAAATGGAGGCAGCGGAGGAGGTGGTAGCGGTGGCGGAGGCTCCGGggcaggtggagcaggaggagggggaagcagcgggggtggaggtggtggtggagggggcagcagtggaggaggtgggggcacCTCGGGCAGGTCCTCGACCGCTGCCCGGGACTCCCGCAGACAGACCCGGGTGATCCGCACCGGCAGGGACCGCGGCTCTGGCCTGCTGGGTAGCCAGCCCCAGCCTGTCATCCCTGCTTCAGTCATCCCAGAGGAACTAATTTCTCAG GCCCAGGTGGTCCTGCAGGGCAAGTCCAGGAGCGTCATTATCCGGGAGCTGCAGAGGACCAATTTGGACGTGAACCTGGCAGTCAACAACCTGCTGAGCAGGGATGACGAGGACGGCGACGACGGAGACGACACGGCAAGCGAGTCCTACCTCCCTGGAG AGGACCTCATGTCCCTGTTGGACGCAGACATCCACTCGGCGCACCCCAGTGTCATCATTGATGCCGACGCCATGTTCTCAGAGGACATCAGCTACTTTGGATACCCCTCCTTCAGACgctcctcgctctctcgcctGGGCTCCTCCAGAG TTCTCCTTCTTCCCTTAGAGcgtgactctgagctgctgcGTGAGCGGGAGTCCGTCCTGAGGTTGCGCGAGCGACGCTGGCTGGACGGGGCCTCGTTCGACACCGAGCGGGGCTCCACCAGCCGCGAGGGCGAGCCCAGCCTCGACAAGAAGAGCATCCCTGTGCAGAGCCCCGTGTCCCTGGGGGAGGAGCTCCAGTGGTGGCCTGACAAG GATGGTGTGAAGTTTGTGAGCATCGGGGCCTTGTTCTCTGAGCTGGTCGCCATCAGCTCCAAAGGAGAGCTTTACCAGTGGAAGTGGAGTGAACCCGAACCTTACCGGAACACACAG AACCCTTCAGTTCATCACCCGCGTGTTTCCTTTCTTGGCCTGGCCAATGAAAAGATTACGCTGTTGTCCGCCAACAGCATCAGAGCCACCGTCGCCACAGAGACCAACAAG GTGGCCACCTGGGTGGATGACACACTGAGCACTGTGGCGTCCAAACTGGAGCACAGCGCCCAGACCTTCCCCGAGCTGCAGGGCGAGCGCATCGTATCGCTGCACTGCTGTGCCCTCTATACCTGCGCCCAGCTGGAGAACAGCCTCTACTGGTG GGGAGTGGTGCCTTTTAGTCAGCGTAAGAAGATGCTTGAAAAGGCCAGAGCCAAGAACAAGAAGCCAAAGTCCAGTGCTGGCATCTCCTCGATCCCAAACATCACTGTTGGAACACAG GTGTGCTTGAGAAATAACCCACTCTACCATGCCGGTGCAGTGGCCTTCTCTGTCAATGCTGGAATTCCCAAGGTGGGCGTCCTATTGGAGTCCGTGTGGAACAtgaacgacagctgcaggttccAGCTGCGCTCACCAGAAAGCCTCAAGAACATGGAGAAGACCGCCAAGACCCAGGAAATCAA AGCGGAGAGCAAGTCAGAGCTGGTGAAGACGGAGATgggcccgcccccctcccccgcgtcCACCTGCAGTGACACCTCTTCCATCGCTAGCAGCGCCTCTCTGCCCTACA AACGAAGGCGCTCCACCCCCGCtcccaaggaggaggagaaggtgaacGAGGAGCAGTGGCCCCTGAAGGAGGTGGTCTTtgtggaggacgtcaaaaatgtCCCTGTAGGAAAG GTGCTAAAGGTGGACGGTGCCTATGTTGCGGTGAAGTTCCCCGGGACGTCCAGCAGCGTGAGCAGCCAGGCGACGGCGGTGGCTGCCGACTCTGACCCGTCCTCCCTCCTGCAGGACTGCAGGCTCCTCAGGATAGACGAGCTCCAG GTGGTTAAGACGGGCGGAACTCCCAAAGTTCCTGATTGCTTTCAACGCACGCCTAAGAAACTCTGCATCCCAGAGAAAGCAGAGATCCTCGCTGTGAATGTTGACTCCAAAG GAGTGCATGCGGTGCTGAAAACCGGCAGCTGGGTCAGGTACTGCATCTTCGACCTGGCCACGGGCAAGGCCGAGCAGGAGAACAACTTCCCCACCAGTAACCTGGCCTTCCTGGGGCAGAGCGAGCGCAACGTGGGCATCTTCACCGCAGGACAG GAATCTCCTATCATCCTCCGGGATGGAAATGGTACGATCTACCCTATGGCCAAAGACTGCATGGGTGGAATCCGGGATCCAGATTGGCTGGACCTACCACCCATCGCTAGCCTGGGCATGGGGGTGCACTCCCTGGCCAATCTCCCCTCCAACTCTACCATTAAGAAGAAAGCTGCTATTATTATCATGGCCGTCGAG AAGCAGACCTTGATGCAGCACGTCCTGCGCTGCGACTACGAGGCGTGCCGGCAGTATCTGGTGAATCTGGAGCAGGCCTTTCTGCTGGACCAGAGCGGCCAGGCCCTGGGGTCTCTGCTGGGCCACCGCTGTGACGGCAACCGCAACATCCTCCACGCCGCCGTGTCGGTCTGCTTCCCCGTCAGCAACAAGGAGaccaaggaggaggaag AAGCTGAACGGTCTGAGAGGAACACGTTCGCAGAGCGCCTGTCTGCTGTAGAAGCCATCGCCAACGCCATCTCTGTGGTCTCCAGCAACAGCTCTGGCAACAGGACcggctcctccagcagcagagG GCTTCGGCTGCGTGAGATGATGCGGCGTTCCTTGCGAGCTGCTGGTCTTGGTCGCCATGAGTCGGGCCCGTCCTCCAGTGACCATCAGGACCCGGTGTCCCCACCTATTGCCCCTCCCAGCTGGGTGCCCGACCCGCCCCCCATGGACCCTG ATGGTGACATTGACTTCATCCTCGCCCCAGCCGTGGGCTCACTCACTACAGCCGCCACCGGCACCAGTCAGGGTCCCAGTACCTCCACCGTACCAG GTCCGTCCTCAGAGCCGTCTGTGGTGGAGTCTAAAGACAGGAAGGCCAACGCCCACCTCATCCTCAAGCTGATGTGTGACAGCGTTGTTCTGCGGCCACACCTGCGAGAGCTGCTCTCTGCCAA GGACGCCCGTGGAATGACACCATTTATGCTGGCGGTCAGTGGGAGAGCCTACCCTGCTGCTATCACTGTTCTGGAGGCTGCTCAGAAAATGGCCAAGG TGGGCGACCCGGGCAtcgtggagaaggaggacgcAGACTCTGTGTTCATGGAGATGATCTGCCCCTCCGGGACCAACCCGGACGACTCCCCGCTATATGTCCTCTGCTGCAACGACACCTGTAGCTTCACCTGGACCGGAGCGGAGCACATCAATCAG GATATTTTTGAGTGCCGAACCTGTGGCTTGCTGGAGTCTCTCTGCTGCTGTACGGAGTGTGCAAGAGTGTGCCACAAGGGACACGATTGCAA ACTTAAGAGGACTTCTCCCACTGCATACTGTGATTGCTGGGAGAAATGCAAGTGCAAAACACTAATCGCTGGCCAGAAGGCGGCTCGGCTGGACCTTCTGTACAGGCTCCTCACGACCACGGACCTGGTCACCACACCAAACAGCAG GGGAGAGCACATTCTGCTGTTCCTGGTGCAGACTGTTGCCAGGCAGAGCGTGGAGCACTGCCAGTACAGACCGCCACGCATTCGAGAAGACCGGAACCGCAAAGCAGCCAATGCAGAAG actCTGACATGCCGGACCACGACCTGGAGCCGCCGCGCTTCGCCCAGCTGGCTCTAGAGCGAGTCCTGCAGGACTGGAACGCCCTCAAGTCCATGATCATGTTCGGCTCGCAGGAAAACAAAGACCC GCTCAGCGCCAGCAGCAGAATCGCCCACCTTCTGCCTGAGGAGCAGGTCTATCTGAACCAGCAGAGCGGCACCATACGACTGGACTGCTTCACACACTGCCTCATCGTCAAGTGTGCTCCTGACATTACT TTCATCGACACTCTCCTGGGAACACTGGTGAAGGAGCTGCAGAACAAGTACACGCCCGGCCGTCGGGACGAGGCCATCGCCGTAACGCGGAGGTTCCTGCGCTCCGTCGCCCGCGTCTTCGTCATCCTCAGCGTGGAGATGGCCTCTTCGAAGAAAAAGAA CAACTTCATTCCCCAGCCCATCGGAAAGTGCCGGCGTGTGTTCCAAGCCCTTCTGCCGTACGCCGTGGAGGAGCTGTGCAACGTGGCTGAGTCGCTGATCGTCCCCGTGCGCATGGGCATCGCCAGGCCCACCGCGCCCTTCACCCTGGCCAGCACCAGCATCGACGCCGTGCAGGGCAGCGAGGAGCTCTTCTCTGTGGAGCCCCTGCCCCCGAGACCCTCCCCAGACCAGTCCAGCAG CTCCAGCCAGACGGCGTCCTCCTACATCATCCGGAACCCCCAGCCGCGACGCAGCAGCCAATCCCAGCCCgtcagagggagggatgaggagcAGGATGACATTGTCTCTGCAGACGTGGAAGAG GTTGAGGTTGTGGAGGGTGTGGCCGGGGAAGAAGATCACCATGACGACCAGGAGGAGCAAGGAGAGGAGAATGCGGAGGCTGAGGGCCAGCATGATGAGCATGACGAGGACG GAAGTGACATGGAGTTGGATCTGCTGGCGGCAGCAGAAACCGAGAGCGATAGCGAaagtaaccatagcaaccagGACAACGCCAGCGGCCGCAGGAGTGTAGTCACGGCAGCCACAGCTGGCTCTGAAGCAG gtGCCAGCAGTGTGCCTGCCTTCTTTTCAGAGGACGACTCCCAGTCCAACGACTCGAGCGACtctgacagcagcagcagccagagcGATGACGTGGAGCAGGAGACCTTCCTGCTGGACGAGCCCCTGGAGAGGACCACCAGCGCCTCCCACGCCAACAGCGCCGCCCAGGCGCCGCGCTCCATGCAGTGGGCCGTACGCAACGCGCCCAGCCAGCGAGCCGCCGGCAACGGCCTACCCAACACCTCCACGCCGGCCg CGAGCTCCACGGGCCTGATCTACATCGACCCCTCCAACCTGCGGCGCTCCAGCGCCATTAGCTCCagcgcagcggcggcggcggccctggAGGCTAGCAACTCCAGCAGCTACCTGACATCTGCCAGCAGCCTGGCCCGCGCCTACAGCATCGTCATCAGGCAGATCTCCGACCTCATGAGCCTCATCCCCAAATACAACCATCTGGTGTACTCCCAATACCCTGCTGCTGTCAAGCTCACCTACCAGGACGCCGTCAGCCTGCAG AACTACGTGGAGGACAAGCTCATCCCCACCTGGAACTGGATGGTGTCCATCATGGACTCCACGGAGGCCCAGCTGCGTTACGGCTCGGCGCTGTCCTCCGCCGGGGACCCGGGTCACCCCAGCCACCCGCTGCACGCCTCGCAGCACTCGGCACGGCGGGAGCGCCTCACCGCCCGGGAGGAGGCCAGCCTCCGCACGCTGGAGGGACGCAG ACGAGCCGCCACCCTGCTCACCGCGCGCCAAGGAATGATGTCCGCCCGCGGGGACTTCCTCAACTACGCCCTGTCCCTGATGCGCTCGCACAACGACGAGCACTCGGACGTGCTCCCTGTGCTGGACGTGTGCTCCCTGAAGCACGTGGCCTACGTCTTCCAGGCCCTAATCTACTGGATCAAAGCCATGAACCAGCAGACCACCCTGGAGACCCCGCAGATGGACCGCAAACG AAACCGTGAGATTCTTGAGCTTGGTCTGGACAACGAGGACTCTGAACATGAGAATGACGACGACACCAATCAAA GCTCCACTTTGCAGGACAAGGACGATGATCCGGTTCCAGCCGAGACCGGCCAGAACCATCCCTTCTTCCGTCGCTCCGACTCCATGACCTTCTTGGGTTGCATCCCGCCCAACCCCTTCGAGGTGCCCCTGGCCGAGGCCATCCCCCTGGCGGACCAGCCACACCTCCTGCAG CCTAATGCCAGGAAGGAGGACCTGTTTGGCCGTCCCTCTCAAGGCCTGTACTCCTCCTCTTACATGGCCACCAAAGGCCTGGCCGAGGCCAGCATGGACAGGAACTGCCTGGAGGTAAACATGGGCTCCTCtgtaccctcctcctctcag ATCTTGCCCACCAAGATGTCGTACTCGGCCAACCTGAAGAACGTCATGAGCATGGAGACGGGCCAGCGGGGCCCCGAGGACCACCTGGCAGCCGCCCAGGAGCTGGAGGCCCCCAAGCCGGGGCCCTCCCCGCACGACCTGGCCGCCCAGCTGAAGAGCAGCCTGCTGGCCGAGATCGGTCTGACCGAGAGCGAAGGCCCCCCGCTGCCCTCATTTAGGTATGTCCCGtccgtggtggtggggggggggctacaagTCAGCTCATGTAAATCTCTTTCTGTCATGACGATCCACAACGTGATTTGCATGTAG